A window of the Cryptomeria japonica unplaced genomic scaffold, Sugi_1.0 HiC_scaffold_78, whole genome shotgun sequence genome harbors these coding sequences:
- the LOC131864162 gene encoding disease resistance protein Roq1-like, whose protein sequence is MASSSSSHQQNPELKAFSGIKPAGIRRKISESSRLFDVFINHRGPDVKQTLATQLYNSLEQLGIRTFLDSKEKELGNSFPSTIETAIRSAKVHIAIFSKGYAESPWCLDELLLMLETKAKIIPIFYQVMPSDLRHIESGVYAGAFIKYEKKGRYVEKLGEWKEALQSLSFIAGEEFQSDCKNIVATVQKELERKRYLHVATHPVGLNNLVKDFEMRCLEELAQDFENQCGLKEGKHSAKVVGIFGMGGSGKTTLSKELFNRKILSYSRASFLFDVREASVRNQLHSLQLKLLKDLFQNHDLRFTSPEEGTSYLKDSFQRSPHLSFLIVVDDIDYVEQLNALAVMDILNNIGDSLVIVTTRDVGVLITAGITVGYNLRGMDRNYGRELFCWHAFGQPHPSSGYEKLVDSFVDVCGGLPLSLQVLGRHVHGRNKDYWNLELVKVRKTLPRDIKNRLRISFHALDDEEKQVFMDIACFFIGKAKSIAERLLKGSGWNAQHALATLKNKCLVEEFKLRSRKGEVTIGLRMHDHLRDLGREMALELSPPHRLWRPQDLKVLESMGFKLILAKTNIRCYHSIFDKSLGSQVTFFVGQPRTWLETSASLLWLQLEGNSGEQPCIPSWIPLQNLQRLTIKGGQLKTLWENPVQAPSQLKELQICETSLIEFPDLLGVSKDSLENRGKSSSVKTPKTGLEKLEIGGEKFVSKILISGIHYHSLKSIKLHGMENLKELNLIRVKTLNCLDIKNCAKLKRLIGTSDLTNLVLLNINQCPDLEFEDLRLMGMKCLEGITFDRNVKLKYFELGDCQNLKSIDFGCEELVELTIRGCPELVELPAFLGPRSLERIIFDGCGKLECLELNGCQMLRSVSGNFDLKALYIYDCPELEMFPSLARPSCLRQIVIDSCEKLQNILGIDDLRGLRLMRLIYWNNAVIRDRIHKLKSVPSVGMDMIGRAVDGAESSFNEYLFSDVHIDLNAIIEIGSHETFLKWSELSAVIGCFLVVIDTSISEEGINKLLPLYGPKARQGEWIITMVACDISRYYYLRAIEGILRRYGILKKGFGIEVKKGEEYKIVGVLQIIVDRLYYL, encoded by the exons ATGGCTTCTTCGTCGTCATCTCACCAGCAAAATCCGGAATTAAAAGCTTTCTCTGGAATAAAACCTGCCGGCATAAGAAGGAAGATTTCTGAATCTTCAAGACTGTTCGACGTGTTCATCAACCATAGAGGCCCTGATGTCAAACAAACTTTGGCTACTCAACTTTACAACTCCCTTGAGCAGCTGGGAATACGGACGTTCCTTGATTCCAAAGAGAAAGAACTAGGAAATTCGTTTCCTTCTACTATTGAGACAGCCATCCGCTCTGCAAAGGTACACATAGCTATTTTTTCCAAAGGATATGCAGAGTCACCTTGGTGTTTGGATGAGCTGCTTCTCATGTTAGAAACTAAGGCCAAAATTATCCCTATATTTTATCAAGTGATGCCTTCTGATCTCCGCCACATAGAAAGTGGAGTATATGCTGGTGCATTCATTAAATATGAAAAAAAGGGCAGATATGTTGAGAAGCTTGGTGAGTGGAAGGAAGCTCTTCAGTCTCTTTCATTTATAGCTGgagaagaatttcaaag TGACTGCAAAAACATAGTTGCAACAGTGCAAAAGGAATTAGAAAGGAAAAGATATTTACACGTCGCCACACATCCAGTGGGGCTTAATAATCTTGTGAAAGATTTTGAGATGCGATGCCTTGAAGAACTTGCACAAGATTTTGAAAACCAATGCGGGTTGAAAGAAGGGAAGCATAGCGCCAAGGTAGTTGGCATTTTCGGCATGGGTGGATCGGGGAAAACAACTCTCTCTAAAGAGTTGTTTAATCGAAAGATTTTGAGTTACTCTAGAGCAAGTTTTTTGTTTGATGTGCGAGAAGCATCTGTGAGAAACCAGTTACATTCTTTGCAACTTAAGCTTCTGAAAGATCTCTTTCAGAATCATGATCTCAGATTTACGAGTCCAGAGGAAGGAACAAGCTATCTCAAAGATAGTTTTCAAAGGAGCCCTCATTTAAGCTTCCTAATTGTTGTAGATGATATCGACTATGTGGAACAGTTAAATGCTCTAGCGGTCATGGATATCCTAAATAATATTGGTGATAGTCTTGTTATTGTCACAACCCGTGACGTTGGGGTGCTTATAACTGCAGGGATTACCGTCGGTTATAATTTAAGAGGAATGGATAGAAATTATGGTAGAGAACTCTTTTGCTGGCATGCCTTTGGCCAACCCCATCCATCTAGCGGGTATGAGAAGCTGGTTGACTCCTTTGTTGATGTTTGTGGAGGGTTGCCTCTGTCCCTTCAGGTACTGGGCAGGCATGTTCATGGTAGAAATAAGGATTATTGGAATTTGGAATTAGTTAAAGTTAGAAAAACTCTTCCTCGAGATATAAAGAACAGACTGAGAATAAGTTTCCATGCATTGGATGATGAAGAAAAACAGGTTTTTATGGATATTGCTTGCTTTTTTATAGGCAAAGCTAAGAGTATAGCTGAAAGGTTATTGAAGGGATCAGGATGGAACGCTCAGCATGCACTAGCAACACTAAAAAATAAGTGCCTTGTAGAAGAATTCAAACTTAGGAGTCGGAAAGGAGAAGTGACGATTGGATTGAGAATGCATGACCACCTGAGGGACTTGGGAAGAGAAATGGCACTTGAGCTCAGCCCTCCTCATCGCCTGTGGCGTCCTCAAGATCTGAAAGTTTTG GAATCAATGGGTTTCAAATTAATACTCGCCAAAACCAACATCAGGTGTTACCATTCCATTTTCGACAAGTCTTTGGGTTCTCAAGTTACGTTCTTTGTAGGCCAACCACGTACTTGGCTTGAGACATCAGCTTCCTTACTATGGCTCCAGCTAGAGGGCAATTCCGGAGAACAACCATGCATCCCTTCTTGGATTCCTCTTCAAAATTTGCAGCGTTTGACAATCAAAGGCGGGCAACTCAAGACGTTGTGGGAGAATCCCGTACAG GCACCCTCTCAGTTGAAGGAGCTGCAAATTTGTGAAACCTCTTTGATAGAGTTTCCAGATTTATTGGGAGTATCAAAAGATAGTTTAGAAAATAGAGGAAAGTCCAGTAGTGTCAAGACCCCGAAGACTGGCCTTGAGAAACTAGAGATCGGTGGTGAAAAATTTGTATCTAAGATATTAATCAGTGGAATCCACTATCACAGCCTTAAGTCAATCAAACTTCATGGAATGGAAAATCTTAAGGAATTGAATTTAATAAGGGTAAAAACATTAAATTGTCTTGATATTAAAAATTGTGCAAAACTCAAAAGATTGATAGgaacatccgatcttacaaatctTGTGCTATTAAACATTAATCAATGTCCAGACCTTGAGTTTGAGGACTTGCGTCTCATGGGTATGAAGTGTCTGGAGGGGATAACATTTGATAGAAATGTAAAGCTAAAATATTTTGAGTTGGGGGATTGTCAAAATTTGAAATCAATAGATTTTGGTTGTGAAGAGCTTGTAGAATTAACCATTCGGGGTTGTCCAGAGCTTGTGGAGTTGCCAGCTTTTTTAGGTCCTCGTTCCCTCGAGAGGATTATATTTGATGGATGTGGGAAACTTGAATGTCTTGAATTGAATGGATGTCAAATGTTGAGAAGTGTCTCAGGTAACTTCGACCTTAAAGCATTGTACATTTATGATTGTCCTGAGCTTGAGATGTTTCCAAGTCTTGCAAGACCGAGCTGCTTGCGGCAAATTGTGATCGACTCTTGTGAGAAGCTGCAGAACATATTGGGGATTGACGACTTGCGCGGATTAAGATTGATGAGACTTATTTATTGGAACAATGCAGTAATACGAGATCGCATTCATAAGTTGAAG AGTGTGCCATCAGTGGGAATGGATATGATAGGAAGAGCAGTGGATGGAGCGGAGTCAAGTTTCAATGAATATCTGTTTTCTGACGTTCATATTGACCTCAATGCGATCATTGAAATTGGCAGCCACGAAACTTTTCTCAAGTGGTCAGAATTGAGTGCGGTTATCGGATGCTTTCTGGTTGTGATTGATACCTCTATTTCAGAAGAGGGTATAAATAAATTACTTCCACTCTATGGCCCTAAGGCGCGTCAAGGAGAATGGATAATTACAATGGTGGCATGTGATATTTCGAGATACTATTATCTTCGGGCTATTGAAGGTATTTTGAGGAGGTATGGAATACTGAAGAAGGGGTTTGGGATAGAGGTGAAGAAAGGTGAAGAGTATAAAATTGTGGGTGTGTTACAAATCATTGTTGATAGGTTATATTATTTATGA